From Pithys albifrons albifrons isolate INPA30051 chromosome 31, PitAlb_v1, whole genome shotgun sequence:
GGCCTCCTGGAACCAGATCAACCCCaggacattttggaacctcatggcatcaaggtgccactgtggctctgcagagccttatggacAGTGATGGGATGTTGTAccctgatcaggcccagaatctgctcagagaatgcaaacagtgcaggctctctgtgctgagttactgctggcaccaaggtgctggtttggtgttgaattctgctaaaaccagcctggttcaccaaactgcaaatacacatcctgctttttgaaacaggagctgacagataagctgctcactggcctggaaataCAGGACCTGCAATCCCTCCCTGTGTAACTTTAAATCCCAGCCCAACTCTCATATGGCACGTCCTTCCACAGACTGCCTTGAAGtgtgtggagcttctcccatgaagaAGGATGgttcttcatggtcactgcccaggggttaagggaagaagagagatgCCCCTTCTTTAATTGAGTGGtgagaaatgtcattttctgtttaatgatttttttctttttgctggctTTGTTACAACTGCTTTTAAATAATTGCTTTGATACAGAGCAGTGCAATTTTTTATGCTATAAAATACTCTACTGGTAGGGTTTTAGTTTTCCACAGTGTAGTAAATATTGAAGTAAATGATTAAGAATTTTCATCTGTTCACTTGTCTGTTGTTTTGTCTATTCATTTCTCATAAGAAATAGTTATTTTGATACAGGTGTATCTgatttgccatcattaaaacctgcaggagaatgTGATTTGATCAGACTTCTTTAATTCCTTAAATTTCAACCACAGAGTAAACCTGAGGCTAAGATTGGATCCTGTCACACTCAGGCTGCTTTCTCAGAAGGAGTGTGGAAAGCAAGGGGGCCTTTTCTGCACCTCTCAGCTCAATGAGACAGCTTCTCTAATAAACTCTGTCTGATACTTCTATTTCCCCCGTGACACCACGAGATTCCACAGTGTCCCAAGACTCCTTTCATTCCATGAGCTTCCACAATGTCCCAGAATTCCTTTGGTTCTACGacctcctgcagtgtcacaatgacCCTTGGATTCCATGAGGTTGCACACAGTGACAATGATCCCTTTGGatcaataagactctgcagtgtcacactgggccGTTCAtcccatgaggttccacagtgtcacactggtccTTTATGCTCCACAAGGCCCTGTCCTGTGACAATGGCCCCTTAAATCCATGAGATTTCACAGTGACCCTGTGACTCCAAgaggttctgcagtgtcacaatggtgGTTTCAGCAATAgtgaagcttttattttaataatacaaaatagaaagaaaaagaaataaggtCACCAAGGGCATCCAAGAAGGTCCAGACTGGACAgatggagaaaggaatttcactCCCAAAACAAGTCCACTGACACAAAACATCACCAAGGACTCTAGATCAGTTGAAAGCTTTGTATTCCAAAGAAGAGCcagtgaggagggagagatgtcagtgcaggaaggtgccagccaggtggggcagtcagggggatgacaacagcctgcagggaaaggggcagggcatggacactgtaggacagtctgggctggagaggagacagggatgtgcagaagctgaaaggccctgacagagccaacttgtgcaggcctttggccatggctgctgtgtgtgccactgatggcatgaggagacaagtgacccttgcagccctggggcctcattgcctccttgtccctgttcagcagcctgggaggtgccaccccatcctcctgcccttggcatttcacatccccacatcccagtgccccaggaagagccctgaggaatgagagggagagacaggatctccctttccagggactgggtggcatggctgtgacATTTCCTTAACGTGGTCCAGGCTTAGACCTCTGGATTAGTGAAACACATCCAGGTTTATTCAGCATCAGAGCCAACTTTACtttgcctgtccccagctgtcagcactacctccagttttctgctctaactggagcctggggacattttctcctttgtgtccCTCAGTGAGACCCATTCAAACTACAAGAAACTTTGGAGTTGCAACACGACTTTGAATTCCTGTGAGGTCTCCTCAAGTTCCACTCAGGGCCTGATGTTCAGGGAGTCAGGACCAAACTCCCACCAGGGTTTATTGTTttgatgctgagctgggccgggctcctggcacacagggagctcctggcaagcgggcagtgctgcagagagacagctctgcccaggagcagctcctgtgcacagcccagcagggctcagggcactgcctgcagccacccagggcacaggagagcagtGAGAGAGAAGTTAAGCACAGTTTGGAAGAAGACAGAGGAGAGCTTGCTTATATCTCACTAGAGGAGAAATTATCACTCTGAAACAGTCAAACTTTAAGGAGGATAAACTTCAGTTCCTGGAAGGATCTCCTAaactggcacatcccacagcttttAGGACCTTCCTGGAGGACTCTCCCAGTTCCTCCAGTGCAGAGGAGGTggccacacagcagagctgggtttgcctCCTGCACCATCCGAGGGACAGAGCAAGGCAATCCCTGTTCCCATtgtgtgctgcaggtctgtgaaggtgggtgtgcagccaggggtgcccagggctgtggtgcagagcagggtcctgcagctcagggtgctgtgctggggcagggactctgctgcctgccagggtcagctctcagccagcccggggagctgctcacaggtctggggagaagctgtgggaggaaggagcagctctgagcagggcagggtcctgctgctgagagggtgctgtgtgggtcagggctgctcacagctccagatccACCTGGGAATGGCTCTGGATGACACTTCCTGAGAAGATGGTAAATCAGAGATTATTGTAACAAGGTGCTTTCCTGAGTGTGTTTTCAATTTTCTCCTTGGAGCAGGGTGAGATTGTTGGGGGATGAGAGAAGCAGAATAGGAGgtgtaatcacagaatcacagaatcttctggattggaagggGCACACAAGGACCATCCACACAATGGTTGAACATGTACTGAGACTGCTGATGTGTAACTTTGAGTCAGTCTGTCTTCTGGGATCCTCCTGAAGTGCCTCAGCTATGGACAGCACCACGATCACCTTTCCTGGGCCCATCAGGGTTGTTGtgacctgccctttcccacctgcaaagagaacatgccccaggcagtgccctgcagacaggcaggtttCTGTAGGGTTGGGGTGAGTgcacagagggtgggatgggactgggagtgctgagagggaaaaggcacctgccaggaggaaaatgtccaggcagcagggatatgatcagggaatgaaggggagctaaaaggagaaatgctgtgggaaggagggcactgttggtgtctgtgaggtggcacagctgggtcagggTAACACTGTCCTCAGTGCCTGCTGTCTCTGCCTTGGCCTCTCAGAGAAGGCAccacaatatttttccttctttctccactACTCTGATACTGTTCTTGTCTTGTTCTCTCAGTGAGGCTCTGGGATTTGCAGCATCTGAGTCAGGCACTGCCCTTGTGATTCCTGTCATGCAGGTGTGTCCTTAGGAATGCAATGTTAAAGCTTTCCTCTaacctgtgggctgtgggcagtgtgtgtgacaaGGGGAATGAGCTGACTCTCCCTTAATGagccaccatccccagggcactcagggatctccttgtcctgtccttccaaGCACTGAGCTGCCCTCCTGGATGCAAATCTCTCCTACAGCATATTTCTGCTACCAGAATTCCCcatggagaagcacagagatgttaTAACTGAGGAAACACTGTTGGGTTTGTCAAATGAACTGTGTCTTTGGCACAATTGATTCTTCCCCAAAGACCttaagaaaggctgagacatttagtgatccctctgctctcagcagggtCTGGTTTCTTCTCAGGGTAACATGGAGGAGGTGATTGTCCTCTGATCCCCAAAGGTGCAACCACAGGGCAATGGGGAAGAAGACTGTCCAATTCTTTACCTTGCCCTGAGGTACAGAAATCCCTTTAACTCCCAGACCTGGCTGTGGCTCattctgtgtgcagcagaaatgctggggATTTCTGACCTCAGAGAAGCAGGCATGGAAAGTGGCCAGGAAAAGTATTCCCTAAATCCCCTTCCTGCCAACCCTGTCCTTTAGAACTGAGAGTGTAGATGCTAATAAGTTTTCTGCATTAGGAATGATTCCATCTGACAAATCCAGAATATGCCACATGTCCCCAAAGGCACcgcagtggggcagggatggctTCTCCAGAGCCCACACACACAGGCCTGGCTGCTCTTGGCACACTCAGACAGCCAAAAGGGAGCTCAAGTCAGGGACTGAGATGAGGCTTTTCCtcagagaaggaacaagggTGGTTGAGACAAAGGGGGACAGTCTACAGGAAATGGCACCAGTTTAGCTCgaagcagcctgtcctgacttgtccctgcctttttctccatcaaCAGATAACCATACCCTGaggcagcaaatgtccaacagcagctccatcagccacttcctcctcctgccattggcagacacgcggcagctgcagctcctgcacttgtggctcttcctgggcatcttcctggctgccctcctgggcaacggcctcatcatcagcaccgtagcctctgaccaccacctgcacacccccatgcacttcttcctgctcaacctgtccctcatagacctgggctccatctgcaccactgtccccaaggccatgcacaactccctctggaacatcagaaccatctCCTATAAGGGATGTATTGCACAGTTCTTTCTGATGTTCCTCTTAGTTGGAgtagagttttccctcctcaccatcatgtgctacgaccgctacgttgccatctgcaaacccctgcactacgggaccctcctgggcagcagagcttgtgcccacatggcagcagctgcctggactactggggttttttatggtGTCCTGCACACAATCAATACATTTTCCATGCCCTtatgccatggcaatgccctgggccagttcttctgtgaagtgccccagatcctcaagctctcctgctcacactcctacctgaGAGAACTTGGGCTTCTTCTGGTTAGTGGGGGGGGGTTtgtgggatgtttcattttcattgttttctcctatgtgcagatcttcagggctgtgctgaggatcccctctgagcagggaaggcacaaagccttttccacgtgcctccctcacctggctgtggtctccctgtttctcagcactgtctTCTGTGCCTACCTAAagcccctttctctctcctccccatccctggacctggttctggcagttctgtactcggtgcTGCCTCCAACACTCAACCccttcatctacagcctgaggaaccaagaactcagggatgctgtgaagaaaaagatgactggatgcttttcaggaACCAGAGACTGCTTGCTTTCCTCTGTCAATGGCCTGTAGTTTATGTCATGAGAGATGAATATAACCTcatttttcattgtgttttccctttctaGTATTATGGTCTTCAATGATATTTCATTATTAACTTCATTCTAGCTCCTCCATTTTCTGTGACCCAGCCCAGGAACTGCTCTGGGCGTCCCATCATAGGGGCTGTTCCCCACCCtggatgctcctgccctgggctggggctgcacagggagctgtgggaccaactgtggggcagtgggacacAAAGGGGCCACAGAGTCACTGCCAGGGGGTGggagcaaggccaggcacagacaaggaattcctgggcatggcctgagctgtgcaCGTGGGActgtgggaaaggcaaagctcccctggagttggtggctgcaggaaaagtcaagagccaaaagagcctcagtggctgtactggagaccaaggctgaaggagggaaatgctgggctgctgtgggatggggagggggatttaattccagcagacactgctgtggtgctgagggactccatggcttctctgcctgagtctttactggaaaggtctctcaggcctctgtgctcagggaaagcttgagggaggaggagagcccatcttggcaggaacctcctgcaatgccagaggacaaatggcagtgtgtgcccctgcaggggcctcccctggccatggcacaggctgggagctgcctggctgggagcagccctgtaaggcagctgtgggtgggcaggagctgggcaggaggcagccgtgtgccctggcagcaagggaggccaggagcaccctgggctgtgtgaccagcacagcaaggacgtggGTCATCCAGGTTGCtgaggctgaggaaagctgcacaaagagctgtgatgtttagaaatgttactgtgtttattttttctctgggCAATGAAGGGACTGTGCCTCTAAGCATCACCAGTTCCCAACCTCCCAAAGAACACAAACCTGATGAGTTTTGGTTCCTACTTCAGTGGCacttggatctccctccatgctcagagcacagagctccctttTCTCACAAAGTTCTTGGAAATGAAGAGACtgaggacacaggacaggctgtggggatcAGTTGCAGAGCATTGCCACGGACTGGGGGTACTTGTGACcccagtgcaggacctggcactcGGTCTTGTTCAACCACATCCAGGTGGCCTgggcccattgatccagcctgtccagagccctctgcagagccttcctgccctccagcaggtcagcaaTCCCCCTCAGCCTGGTGTGATCTGCAAACTGACTAAGGGTGCACTCAATGCCCTTGTCAAGGTCGTTTATAACAATAATTGAACTAAGCtgaccccaacactgagccctgggaacacCCATCCATGTAACTTGATTCCCCCCCACTCCCTTGGCTTGATCATCCAGCCAGATTTTTACCCAGTaaagagatgctgcagaaaatgtttgattAAGTTCCTGGAACCCCAGAATATTTGGGATTAGAGCATTGCTTATTCCCAGGACAATTCTTATCCCCTCAACAAACACACTCCTCCAGGTGCCAcccttgtctcttgggaaacacaaagggattggacgggagtgtttcactgacaacaaggagaattttggATGGgtacctttacacacacagatattgatgtgtccactcatctctgcctgtgagtgtgtgtgaattgagtgTGGTGTGAATGTTGTTATTGTGACTCTGCAGTTGAGTCACTGTTAAAATTGCTGATCAATGCTATTGAAGCAGATGGTAACTGTCAAATTGGTCAATGGTTAAGGGCTGCTAATCTCTTTTGCCCTATTTTGTATCTGATTCCTTTTCACCCTGGCCCTCTTGCATTTGAAGTGTCTGTGTAAATCATCcccattcattaaaaaataaatatttttgtcaggTCCATATTGAAATTTTCCCTCTTAACTAAACTCCAAATAATACAAGTCTTCAAGACTTGAAGTCaattaaaggaagagaaagaaattgatttttctgtgctttaatgAGCCCtactgtgtatttggagatgagttCATGGTCCTCAGGAACTGATAAAACAATGAAGAAGTtctcaagaagtcagaagccaaACTCTAAGTCTCCTGAAGCATCAATgggccccactgagggcaggcactgacaaagcctccccagggactcgttagagcagatccttggaggccctgattgcagg
This genomic window contains:
- the LOC139684076 gene encoding olfactory receptor 14A16-like; the protein is MSNSSSISHFLLLPLADTRQLQLLHLWLFLGIFLAALLGNGLIISTVASDHHLHTPMHFFLLNLSLIDLGSICTTVPKAMHNSLWNIRTISYKGCIAQFFLMFLLVGVEFSLLTIMCYDRYVAICKPLHYGTLLGSRACAHMAAAAWTTGVFYGVLHTINTFSMPLCHGNALGQFFCEVPQILKLSCSHSYLRELGLLLVSGGGFVGCFIFIVFSYVQIFRAVLRIPSEQGRHKAFSTCLPHLAVVSLFLSTVFCAYLKPLSLSSPSLDLVLAVLYSVLPPTLNPFIYSLRNQELRDAVKKKMTGCFSGTRDCLLSSVNGL